One window from the genome of [Mycobacterium] stephanolepidis encodes:
- a CDS encoding AMP-binding protein, whose translation MTLAVDPRVDRLSLSRSQQNMYNGASQADDPRLYLIGKSYRLYSIDASVFMSALEAAIVANAVQLCVLEQVPSESRYPELVRRLQFGDIVQTAPDTDDATAQAADELVRRWSTALESKPLVRYTIRTGTDGRVVGLDIHAHHLLLDGGAIGVIETDLGQQLAGVAKYESHCSRESLAKISEAHSREATKTEESLRRFGQAVQRELADASHTGGYGHGANDRLVGAARGVLQESATLSGKAFEKIETLSEAKQVPLNILVAAAAIAVDASLRQSTATLLIHAVDNRFGEPDLNVATCLVNSIAHPVRFPAFASVQDVVHALDRDYVRASRRRWLREEQYRRMYLAINKTSHVEALTFNFIRETCAPALRPFLSGTPYATDIGPVEGMTVSCVVDEEQRTLTLSIWNRADLDDANTPPSWIAERIVAALGSMEAMWHLPIAMTVNEWFGIGVDGTRRRGDECVRPEAAATPAWFLDADGGVDRFLRRRQFVEPWIAWLVTDGVVPGDIVVCVDDDTDKTIDLLIACHLAGCGYSVCDSAKGMPLRADSIAEHGGGAATHIVDTAAPIPMNLDGTTRRLVEERTEAVVRDAGLANKTAYIMATSGSTGRPKLVPVTHGALALFARAAVNAYGWEARDSILQCAPLTSDISVEEIFGAAVGGSQLIRSAAMKSGDLVALVRDIQVLEPTLIDLPTAVWHLLCDDAEAMVLIGGSALRQVVVGGEAIRTSAVDTWLEAAGTQGITLVSSYGPTETTVVVTYLPIDGVRHGDGSERLRVGLPLVPNTVFVAFGEIVVVGETVSAGYLGTPGDSFGVVLDAGGASRRAFATADRVVFDEDGFPTFSGRRDAIVKISGRRIDTAAIVRRVCEEPGIADVGVGLHGGALVVWFQARKDLNDNELAARIRRLLVDLGVSSFFVVSVSRIPRKPNGKIDDDGLRTMPQFVDAAPDEEETIATAAGLAGIWSRHLGREIRAESSLLDEGIGSLDLIRILPDTRRYLGRQLSILDVISADSAAYLAAAAAVADQLGAADTATEIGADLERLTATPRVTALNGNNSRADGDGPIIVLGASGIVGTGFARATLDLKSDGALRPDVVLVTRSELPDSGPWPALRGIDGVRVRHVGTGFGPQALDTLMRETGARTLVNCIGNTNMLAPYRDIRDANVQWVSAAVDICAARDARLIHMSTFVVNAAVDAARVTDPREALYPYAASKALAELVVAASPRGVDFTLARLPRVLGEADQLAGSADVLVSIADACIALRACPSVSLTEEVTTGHAAAMSILGMADEVSTLGRGITVVRGMQVRYTEFLAGFGFDELELREWKQLLDDSDWAKRNPRRWSVIDAWAGLGLRLGSQTYADHLAGYPTISLDAAVSELDAVPESIRDLLVRGCSQ comes from the coding sequence ATGACATTGGCGGTAGATCCTCGAGTCGACCGGCTGTCGTTGAGCAGGTCCCAGCAGAACATGTACAACGGCGCGTCGCAGGCCGATGATCCCCGGTTGTATCTGATCGGGAAGAGCTACCGGCTATACTCCATCGACGCGTCGGTGTTCATGTCCGCGCTGGAGGCGGCAATAGTCGCCAACGCGGTGCAATTGTGTGTTCTGGAACAGGTGCCAAGCGAATCACGCTATCCAGAACTGGTGCGGCGATTGCAGTTCGGCGACATCGTGCAGACGGCTCCGGACACGGACGATGCGACAGCCCAGGCCGCTGACGAGCTTGTCCGCAGATGGTCAACAGCCCTCGAATCCAAGCCACTCGTGCGTTACACCATCCGTACCGGAACGGACGGGCGGGTGGTGGGGCTGGACATCCACGCGCACCACCTCTTGCTCGATGGTGGCGCGATCGGGGTGATAGAGACTGATCTCGGACAGCAGCTAGCGGGCGTTGCGAAATACGAAAGCCATTGTTCAAGAGAATCATTGGCGAAAATTTCCGAGGCACACAGCCGCGAGGCCACCAAGACAGAGGAATCGCTGCGACGTTTCGGCCAGGCAGTTCAGCGTGAACTCGCCGATGCGTCCCACACCGGCGGGTACGGACATGGTGCGAACGATCGCCTCGTCGGGGCGGCCAGAGGTGTTCTGCAAGAGTCGGCCACGCTATCGGGTAAGGCCTTCGAGAAGATCGAAACACTATCCGAGGCCAAGCAGGTGCCGTTGAACATTCTGGTGGCGGCGGCCGCGATCGCGGTGGATGCAAGTCTGCGGCAGAGCACAGCCACCCTGTTGATTCATGCGGTGGACAACAGGTTCGGGGAACCCGATCTGAACGTAGCAACCTGTCTGGTCAACTCGATCGCGCATCCTGTCCGTTTCCCTGCTTTTGCCTCTGTGCAGGATGTCGTGCACGCGCTGGACCGTGACTATGTCAGGGCCTCGCGGCGCCGGTGGCTCCGCGAGGAACAGTATCGCCGAATGTACTTGGCAATCAACAAGACATCACATGTCGAGGCGCTGACCTTCAACTTCATCCGCGAAACATGCGCGCCGGCCCTGCGCCCGTTCCTGTCGGGGACGCCCTACGCAACCGACATCGGCCCGGTGGAAGGCATGACCGTCTCGTGCGTCGTCGACGAGGAACAACGAACGCTCACCCTGTCGATCTGGAACCGCGCGGACCTGGACGACGCGAACACGCCACCGTCATGGATCGCCGAGCGGATCGTGGCGGCGCTGGGATCGATGGAAGCCATGTGGCATTTACCGATTGCCATGACGGTGAACGAGTGGTTCGGGATCGGTGTCGACGGCACACGACGCCGTGGTGATGAGTGTGTGCGGCCCGAGGCGGCCGCGACGCCCGCTTGGTTCCTGGACGCCGACGGTGGTGTGGATCGGTTCCTGCGGAGGCGGCAATTCGTCGAGCCGTGGATCGCCTGGCTGGTCACGGATGGCGTCGTGCCGGGCGACATCGTGGTGTGCGTTGACGACGACACCGACAAGACCATCGACCTTCTGATCGCCTGCCACCTCGCCGGCTGCGGGTACAGCGTGTGTGACAGCGCGAAAGGTATGCCGCTGCGCGCTGATTCCATTGCCGAACATGGTGGTGGCGCCGCGACACATATTGTCGATACCGCAGCACCGATCCCGATGAACCTGGATGGTACGACGCGGCGTCTCGTCGAAGAGCGCACCGAAGCGGTGGTGCGGGACGCCGGCTTGGCGAACAAGACGGCGTACATCATGGCGACCTCCGGGTCGACCGGTCGGCCCAAACTCGTGCCGGTAACACACGGCGCGCTCGCACTGTTTGCCCGCGCGGCCGTGAATGCCTACGGCTGGGAGGCCCGGGACAGCATCCTCCAATGTGCGCCATTGACATCGGATATCAGCGTGGAGGAGATATTCGGTGCAGCGGTTGGCGGATCACAACTAATCCGTTCTGCAGCAATGAAATCCGGTGATTTGGTTGCGCTCGTGCGGGACATTCAGGTGCTGGAACCAACTCTGATCGACCTGCCGACCGCCGTGTGGCACCTGCTCTGCGATGACGCCGAGGCGATGGTCTTGATCGGTGGTTCTGCTCTTCGACAGGTGGTCGTTGGCGGTGAGGCAATCCGTACGAGCGCAGTCGACACGTGGCTGGAGGCTGCCGGCACGCAGGGGATCACACTCGTCTCGAGCTACGGTCCGACCGAAACTACCGTCGTCGTCACGTATCTGCCGATCGACGGTGTGCGGCACGGTGATGGTTCCGAGCGGCTTCGGGTGGGTCTGCCGCTGGTGCCCAACACAGTCTTTGTCGCATTCGGTGAAATCGTGGTGGTCGGAGAAACCGTATCCGCCGGTTACCTCGGGACCCCGGGGGATAGCTTCGGTGTGGTCCTCGACGCTGGCGGAGCATCCCGGAGGGCATTCGCCACCGCCGACCGCGTCGTGTTCGACGAGGACGGATTCCCCACCTTCTCCGGACGCCGCGACGCCATCGTGAAGATTTCCGGGAGGCGGATTGATACCGCTGCGATCGTTCGACGTGTCTGCGAGGAACCCGGAATCGCGGATGTGGGAGTGGGGTTACACGGGGGCGCGCTGGTGGTGTGGTTCCAGGCTCGTAAGGACCTGAACGACAACGAATTGGCCGCGCGAATCAGGAGGCTTCTGGTGGACCTGGGTGTCTCCTCGTTCTTTGTGGTGAGCGTGTCGCGTATTCCACGTAAGCCCAACGGCAAGATCGACGACGACGGCTTGCGGACTATGCCACAGTTTGTGGACGCAGCACCGGACGAGGAAGAGACCATCGCGACAGCCGCGGGTCTCGCAGGAATCTGGAGCAGGCACCTCGGGCGCGAAATCCGGGCGGAGTCGTCGCTCCTCGACGAGGGAATCGGCTCGCTCGACCTGATCAGAATCTTGCCGGACACACGCCGGTATCTCGGCCGTCAGCTATCCATACTCGATGTGATCAGCGCCGACAGCGCCGCCTACCTTGCGGCGGCGGCCGCGGTGGCCGACCAGCTCGGTGCCGCGGACACCGCGACCGAGATCGGCGCAGACCTTGAACGATTGACGGCAACGCCCCGCGTGACAGCGCTGAATGGCAACAACTCCCGGGCCGACGGAGACGGGCCGATCATCGTGTTGGGAGCGTCCGGGATCGTCGGAACCGGTTTCGCGCGCGCCACGCTCGACCTGAAAAGCGATGGCGCGCTGCGTCCGGACGTCGTCTTGGTGACGAGATCGGAGCTCCCCGATTCCGGACCATGGCCAGCCCTCCGGGGTATCGATGGAGTCAGGGTCCGGCATGTCGGTACCGGGTTCGGCCCGCAGGCACTGGACACACTGATGCGCGAGACAGGGGCGCGCACACTGGTCAACTGCATCGGAAACACCAACATGTTGGCCCCCTATCGCGATATCCGGGACGCCAACGTGCAGTGGGTATCTGCCGCCGTAGACATCTGTGCGGCACGCGATGCCCGGTTGATTCACATGTCGACCTTCGTCGTCAACGCGGCGGTGGACGCCGCACGTGTCACCGATCCACGTGAGGCGCTCTATCCCTACGCGGCGTCCAAGGCGCTGGCCGAACTGGTGGTCGCGGCGTCACCGCGCGGGGTTGACTTCACGCTCGCGCGACTGCCAAGAGTTCTTGGGGAGGCCGATCAATTGGCGGGTAGCGCCGATGTGCTGGTGTCGATCGCCGATGCGTGTATTGCCCTGCGGGCCTGTCCCTCTGTCTCGTTGACCGAAGAGGTCACCACCGGGCACGCCGCGGCGATGTCCATCCTTGGTATGGCGGACGAAGTGTCCACGCTTGGCCGGGGCATCACCGTGGTACGCGGCATGCAGGTCCGCTATACCGAGTTCCTCGCGGGGTTCGGCTTCGATGAGCTCGAGCTGCGTGAATGGAAACAACTGCTGGACGATAGTGATTGGGCAAAGCGAAATCCCCGACGCTGGTCGGTGATTGACGCCTGGGCCGGGTTGGGACTGCGGCTTGGCTCGCA